The sequence ctgcgaccctgtatgtacgctctgggccagcctcttctcctggggggccctgaagccggccacccccgggccccccgaggctggccctgcttacacccggcgggcactcaggctggccggtgcgcgagggaacactctcccctgagtgcttcctcttcagctcccttgcgcaccgcaatgataccggcgccagaagatgacgtcatcagtatgcggcgcgcgagggagctgaagaggaagcactcaggggagagtgttccctcgcgcaccggccagcctgactgcccgccgggtgaccgccccccaggagcccagcagcaccactggaccccagggaatcccctcagcactccaaaaggtagggaggctggggggattaaataaaaaaataaaacatgtgtgtgtgtgagtgttagtgagtgagtgtgtgtgttagtgtgtgtgtgagttagtgtgtgtgagttagtgtgagtgttagtgtgtgtgagttagtgtgagtgttagtgtgtgtgtgagtgttagtgtgtgtgtgagtgagtgttagtgtgtgtgtgagtgagtgttagtgtgtgtgtgtgtgtgagtgagtgtgtgtgtgtgttagtgtgagtgttggtgtttgtgttagagtgtgtgtgtctgctagtgtcagtgagtgtgttactgtgtgtgtctgttactgtgtgtttgtgtgtgttagtgagtctgtttgatgtctgtgagtgagtgtgtgtttgtcagtgagagtgtatgttttgtaagtgagtgtgtatgtatgtctgccgctgagtgtgtctctgtcagtaaatgtgtgtgtctgttagctagtgtgtatgcatttgttcgtgagagtgtgtgtgtgtgtcttcagcacttacctttctccagcgccggactcccatggcgctggggatccctccgcctctcagctccgaatgcgcatgcacggcaagagccgcgcacgcattcaaaccgcccataggaaagcattactcaatgctttcctatggacattcagtgtcttaaaatggcggaagtgcctctagcggctagatgctggattaaccctcagtgaaacataacagtttctctgaaactgctatgctttcagctgcagggttaaaactagagggacctgacacccagaccacttcattgagctgatgtgatctgggtgtctgtagtggtcctttaagtgtgtgtgcatctgcatgcactggcgtacataccgcggtcgcagtcctgcaacccctgcgaccaggtgcccgccgccatgtgttgctgccccggcccgcgcagagtaagcgcgagggggggggcccacggatcaattttcgcaccggggccccatgggtcatgtgtacgccactgctcagagcaatgtgtatttaaactacaataaatgtgtttagacatcagtctgtgtaaataagatatgtTGTTCTATAGATAATGATGTATGAATTTGCATATATGGCTCCAAAGTGCAGAATTACAACGAAGGGGTTGGGGAAGAGAATACAATTTGTTAGTATGTGTTGGGACATAATATGTAGAAAATAAACACGAGACCGAGATAGTATGTAACTAAGGtataaacatttaaagggactctatagtcacccagaaTACTAAAAcatcaatgaagtggtgtgggtgccataatccccccccccacccccctttttaaCCTAGCAGACGAAAGCATTTCTGTACTGCAGTAAAAGCAATGTTTTAATTACTGGGTTAGCCTGCCTCTGGTGCACATGTATAGTAGCCGCCCAATGTTTTCCTGTAAAAgcaattgttcctttaaataattgaaAGCTATCCTCTACCTGCGACAGAGGAAAATACCCTAGAAATGTCCCAAATACTGTTGGGAGAAAGTTTTGATGCTATGTCgtcaattatttttaatattgacaATCTTTACAACCATCTTTTTACGTCCCTTCGGTTGGGTCAGATTGTAAGATATCTGGTTCACTGTTTTGCTACAAATGGCTGCAATAGTGAGGTCAGATACCGCACAGTATGCCTGAAGAAGGCGCTCAGAAAGGGGAGTAGGAAAGATTTGCTTCAAAAATTCcaatatacatgaaaaaaataaggtGGCATATTATACAGTAATTTTATGTTAAGATATTAAAACATACAGTGTATCTTAATACCGTTTTATTTAAGATATAAATGTCTAACCATGTGGTGTCTGAAATGCTTGAAATTTTAGGGTTATCaggaaattataaaattaattattaGGGGAAAAGTGAAGATAACAAAGAAAGccaatattgttttatttgaCAGCGCGTGGTGTAGTTCACACTTACAGGTAACATACTACTAAAAATCCCCAGCTGTTATCCTGCGTAATATCAGTGATTTCTTGCACCATCCCGACCTTTTGAACTGTAATGTCATTGCCTCTCTAAACATGGCGCCTAAATCCCACCATGCCTCGTAATGACGTCAACAAAAAGAGCGTCGCCCTCTGACGCACGTACCGTCATAGTATTCTATGTCTATTATGCGCACCGTCTAGACGGAGTTCTAAACACCAGAGCCATGTGACCGCCGTTTCCCTGGAACACCGACAGCGTTTCTCAGTAGGCATTATGGGAACCGCCGGGTGTAACAATGCCCTTCAAGGAGAGTCCGTGGCTGAAGGTCCCAATAATTCCCTCCCCCAGCTTTAATGGAGTGCGGTGTCCGCTCTCTAGTGTTTAGCGCTCTGAATACATCATCATTGGGCGCCGTGACATTTTAAGTCACGTGATTTGTTGACAGGTGGTGCCGGTTGGAAAGCACCGGCTCTAAGAACATGCTGCGAATCGTTAGGCGGGCAGGGAGCCTCCTGCGGGTAATTGGCAATATATCTTCTTCTATGATCAGTACCTGCACTCACTGACCTACCTACCCTCACTCAGCTACCTTCACTGACCAACCCACACTCACTCAGCTACCTTCACTGACCTACCCACACTCACCTACCCTCACTGACCTACCTACCCTCACTGACCTACCTACACTCACTTACCCTCACGGACCTACCTACACTAACCTACCCTCACTCAGCTACCCTCACTGACCTACCTACACTCACTTACCCTCACTCACCTACCTACACGCACTTACCCTCACTCACCTACCTACACTCACTTACCCTCACTCACCTACCTACACTCACTTACCCTCACTCACCTACCTACACTCACTTACCCTCACTCACCTACCTACACTCACTTACCCTCACTCACCTACCTACACTCACCTACCCTCACTCACCTACTTACACTCAGCAGTACAGACCTAAAGTGACCATTAATGTATCCTCACTATCcaaccacttaaagggacactacaggcaccataacaacttaatgggTAAGAGTCCTATGACCGTCCACTTCTGTTTGAGTCGGAGACTTCAATCCAGAAACCACTGACTGGGCTGCCAATAGGCTGAGCGCATTAGTTGCTCTTCATTCACAAACCGGAGTGTTAAAGAACCTTTTAACAGGTGCCCGGTACGAGGGTTCCTGATTGGAGTCTTCAGACACAAACAGAAGTTGATGTGCAGAGCTGATGGGTTGCCGCACAGAAGACTCTGCAATGAAACCATTTAACGTTTTTATATCCCTGCAGATAAGCTTCCgccatgcaccataacaacttaattacaACACggctatggtgcccagagtggacCTTTAACAATATATGCCCTTACTGACGCTCTTCCCCTCGCTGTTAGACTTTCACCGAGTCTCCACTcccttaaaaaaatctttgaaaatgtaCTTTTTCTGGAAAGCATATCACTTAAACTGTGAATAGCTTTCTCtctccgcaccctgattcctccccAGAAACGGTCATCAAAACAACACTAAGCCCTctgtgaatactatcctagcaacctatttTTCTACCCTTCCCTttccttttgtgtcacattacccactccctctagcatgtaagctcattgagcagggccctcaatccctctgttcctgtgcgtcctaccgtctggttacaaatacgtgtctgttaatcCATCCATAGTACAACGCTGCGGAACTTGATGAcgctttataaatattttaataattttatctcACCAGCCAACCCACCATCGACCGTATATAATTAAACACGCAGACGCACgcacgcgcgcgcgcgcgcgcactgaCTATTTGTATAACTCTACCATCCAACTTGCACTCAATGGTATATATACCCTCAGTGACAAACCCACATTTAACTATACATTCTCACTGAACATTTATATACCTCCCTTCCAAATCACGTTTAATAGTATATTCTTTCACTGACCAGCTACCTtggtcactttagtgaataaccctgttatatTGACCACAGTTTGCATCCGGTCTGATCTGGATGTATAGCGGCCAATGTCTGAAATCATTATGTAACTAAATGTTTTTGTAGTAGAGCTTTACACTGACTGTACAGACTACAAAGACGTATATATTCTTGCAGGTTAATGGATTTAGTCTATAATACCCTCACATACAATATTCTCTTCTCTCTCCAGAGCCCTCACATACATGCAACAAATCCGTGGAATAGTGAATTGCAGAGATGTTTGGCCTCCGGCCTCCCTATGAACACTCTGGTTCTCTTTGTACCCCAGCAGGAAGCTTGGGTAGTAGAGAGAATGGGGAGATTTCACCGTATCCTGGAGCCTGTAAGTTACTTGTAGTAATGTGTGTAGTATCAGTCATTCAGAGCTTCATGTACATTAACGCTATGTATTTGCGTAGATTGATTAATGTGAATAAAATGAATGTTTTTTTCTAGGTAGCTTATCTTTTTGGAAACTTGCAAGATATTCCCATGGCTTAATTAACTAATTCATTAAGCAGTTTCCATTGTAGACATATATTGGAGTTATTAAACGAGCAGTTGACTATCTGTAGCCGttacatacatttataaatacaTAATGCAGCAATTGTAGTGTGTGGGGAGTCCCTTCCTTCACCCAAAacttataaaataaagaattgggcCTCTGGAACAGCTGACCGGGTTAAAAACAGAATTTGTTcattatcttaaaggaccactatagtgccaggaaaacaaactcgttttcctggcactgtagggtctttgggtcccccccaccctcagggtaaccactcctgccgggctgaagggggaggaaggggttaatcacttacctttctccagtgctgggctccctcggcgctgggaatctctccacAGTCTTCCAACGTCATCTGCCGAATACGCatgtgcagcaagagccgcgcgtgcattcagtcagtacataggaaagcatttctcaatgatttcctatggacggcagcatcttctcactgtgaaaatcacagtgagaagcgcctctagcggctgtcaatgagacagccactagaggctggatactctgaaactgctatgtttacagctgcagggttaaccctagatggacctggcacccaaaccacttcattgaactgaagtggtcttggtgcctatagtagtcctttaaagttgttttgcttttttctgATATCTTTGTGAATGGATATGCAAGACATGTGCCAGGTGTGAGAATGATGTAACCAATGGGCAATTAGTATATCCTTCTAAAGCATAAGTATGAATAGGACTGTAGTATCAGATTTAAACGGCATGTAAATAGGCTTGTATTTAACAATGATTGATTATATGTAGACATACGTTGTGCTTAGTGAAATATTTTGTGTTATTTAATTATAAATGTCACTATTTACTTGTATAAATTCGGAGTACAGAGTATTGGCTCTCCTTTGGAAGCCATAAGTGTATGTTCTGAAATAAATCGCTCAGATCTGAGTGTTTTCCCTTGAATCTGTGTAAAGTCCACCTAAAACTGTCACTTTGTGGTCCTTATAACAGTCCCAGCAGTTTAGTTTAAATCTGCATACGTGGCTGATGTAATGTGTAGCAATGTTGCTTTGTAGAAAAGGAGGTAGATATCTGTAATAACTGTTGGTTAGGGAATTGAACAAAGCTTCCTGGAATATATACTAACCTATCGTGCTGGAAAGATAAATTAATATCAATCTGTGACATGATAGTGACTAGATGAGCAAATCCAGTTTTTGTCATCTGTTTTCTATTAACTATATTAATACAATTCACTGTAGTAATTTAGGGATTCTCGTATTTAAAGTAGCAATATAATTAGGATATTTTATTTGTCTAATCAGTAATGCGAACTGTGCATTTATCTACTTTTGTTACAGAGTTGGCATTTGTTTTCTCTTCTCTGTTACTTCTTTGGATGCCACTGGTTCACTCAAAGAATTGCCTGTCACAGGAAAATAGATCGTATATCCAGCATTTCAGGAAGTTACATCGTTTTGTTACAGTAAATAACATGTTGCCTTGAATTTTATAGGGTTTGAACTTGCTCATTCCAGTGTTGGATCGAATTCGCTATGTGCAAAGCCTGAAGGAGATTGTGATTAATGTTCCAGAGCAGTCTGCGGTATCATTGGGTGAGGACTAATTTATGCCATTGTGAAAGGATTGTTTATTAAGGGGCCCCTGGCAGGGCTGACTGGGTTAAAACCAGAATTTGTGGAGTCTGCTTAAGCTGCTTTTCTTTTCTAACTATGGCCTtgagttaatatttttggatacgatTTCCaaatagtttaatatttttgcataaacgtttaaaatatatattttttttcaaaataataaaatatgtagaaatacaaatatcaatataataaaatatttctcaaaatgattaaatcatttgaaaagctcttCCATAGATATTAGATCGAGGTCTCTGTGTGAATGCATGGGAAAGGTGCTAAAATGATATAACCAGTTGCCTAAATCCGTGGACTGTAGCATATTGCCCAGACCATATAAGAGAAGGACAAAGTGTGGTATCAGACTCTGATCTTAACAATAAATGGTTAAATGCAAGAGTGGctacatgcaaaaaaataattctgcTTGGTAGTGAGAAGTGCCCTTTATCAGAGCCTGCATTGACTCTGCATTGGAAGCCACATGTCTGCAATACATCTTAGTGCTTTCTCTTGACTGCTTGTAGGGGAAATAATATTACCAACACCATTAGTTGTGTGGCCTTTTATTAATATCTCTTGTGGGATTGCAGGTTTCATATAATTCAGAGTTTGCATAGTGCATTCATGGAATACTAAATTATTTGATTTAATAAAATGTCTGGTGTTGTGGCAAATATCGTTATTTGGTGCTGGGCCTATCTTTGATAAAGCTAGGATTCCAAAGAAGTCAGAATAAGTCACTATATTGGTATTGTTGTGCATTAGCAGTTTTTTGACAGGTTTTCTTAATTTTTGCAGACAATGTGTCTTTACAGATAGATGGGGTGCTGTATCTCCGGATCATGAATCCCTACAAGGTACAACTTTCTTTTATCTAGAGACTTAGTAGCAGAATTTCTAATCATCGTGTAAGCTGTGTTTGCAAAGCTTTATATTTTAAACATGTACTCGACCAATCAAATGTTTTGTTTCTacaatttatttagttttattgactGTTTTCCTTATTTGTGCTGTTTACcttttttgtttacttattttGTTTAAGTGAGTAATCATATTGTAATGGACAAAAATCTTAGATAAAAGTTTTTAGATCTGCATATCAATGTACCAAGTAATATTGCCTCAAATCTACTTCTTTTGAGGGTAAATAATCCACCAGAAATCTCAAAATGCTGCAGTCCAATCACACTGATTATGAAAAGGCCAGTTTTAAGATCAATATGAGTACCatacaatgtgttgttttttttgttttgttttatgcagAAGTTAAGTATTTATTGTAATTGACTCATTATTTTAATACAGGCAAGTTATGGGGTGGAAGATCCAGAATACGCTGTGACTCAGCTTGCACAGACCACCATGCGTTCTGAGCTGGGCAAGCTGACATTGGATAAGGTCTTCAGGGTGAGTTTTCACTGATCTCTGCAACTTCAAAGTCTCAGATGTGTCTCTCACAAAAGGACACTCTAGGCattaaaataactttagcttaatgaagcagtttgggtgcatAGATCAGTTACTGTTGTCTCCCtggtcaatcctctgccatttaagagttaaatcacttttgtttctgtttatgcagcccaaagaacacctaaatggcagagaatgtaaCCGTTCCACTACAGTACACGGTATGATGCCTAGTGGACCACTCCAAGATCTGTAATTtttttagtggttatagtgccacagTTCCTTGGTGCCCTCCCGGTACAAGTAATAAAACAGTTTGTGCTGCTGGAAGTCCTCTTAgctagtgataggctgagagcatcagctgacactctgttTGTCATTAGCGGTCTATTGTTAGTAATGGTACATTTGGTGTTGATGCTCTCAGAGGAGTGGGGTGTGCAGGAACCCAACTCTTCCATTAAACTGTTAAAAGATGATTTAACACATTAAAGTTAGACTACACTCCAGcccccaaaacaacttcattgataaattattttaaaacaattataGGTTGTTTATATTAACTGTGACAAGTAGTTTTTATTCGATATCTTGTTTTATTATTAACTCATTCACACAACAGAAACTCAgtctatatatttacatattttctctGCCATCCAGGAAAGAGAGAACCTCAATGCCGGCATTGTGGAAGCTATAAATACAGCAGCCGATGACTGGGGTATTCGGTGTCTTCGATATGAGATTAAAGATATTCATGTCCCTGCCAAGGTTCGAGACGCCATGCAAATGCAGGTATGCTGTCCACAAACAATCAAACTTGCTGTTCACATGGTTTATTGATTTAATGCGTGTAACCCAAGCTTTCATCCTGCCCAGGTCCATAAAATGGCTTCCAAAATATTGAGTAATAGCTATGTGGGTTttgcacagactgcagagtctacAAGTAACTCCTGTACATAATGTCTTTAAACTTAACAAAGAATGAGGCTGGGGGACATCAGGCTATCTACTGGTTGGATCTTTTCAAAACGCAATGTTCAGTATTTGTTTTAGTGTAATGCAATGTAATCCAAACACTGGTGAGCGATCTGTATATTTCAAACATGTAAGTGGTACAGCAAAACGTCAGAGTGACAAATGAGAGAACTCACTCCACACCTAAATGCTTTCCTACTTCATGCTGTTTCTATTCTTGTTGTCGCATAACTTAAAGTGACTTGATGATAAATCTGAATTTTGGAAATGTCAGTGTGCACCTCCTCTTCATTGCTGTAAATGTGAAATCGTCATAAGTAGAGAATTTGTGGAGATGGAAGCAAGTACAGTTTGAGGGCTTTGCAGGCCCTCCCCTCTGTCCCTTATGCAGAATCAATGAGAAGCTTCTCTGCCACTCATTTGTGGCTTTCTGATGCTTTTCATTGAAGTGTAGTACAGCTCATAATGAAGGGGGGAAGGCAGAAGCACTCTAGTCCATCTCGCCTACCAATTCGGTTAGCTTTGTGTTGATTGCGTAAGCTGGAGGGTTACATTGTCACAAGAAAAAATATTGGGCAttttggttgtttgtttttttttcatcagcACTCTAGTTGTGtgtaaattatataaaattaaaaaacggTTAACAGAATTTCAGCAATAGCAGATGTAACAGGAGAGGAATGTTTTGTCTTTAACCAGGTTGAAGCAGAGCGAAGGAAACGAGCCATGGTCTTGGAGTCTGAAGGCACCAGGGAGTCTGCCATTAATGTGGCAGAAGGGCAGAAACAATCCCAGATCTTGGCCTCCGAGGGAGAAAAGGCTGAACAGATAAACAGGGCTGCAGGTAAGTGTTTTCTGTACAGCATGCCTAATGCATAGCAAACTACCTACTGCTATGGTCAGAATAGAATGCATTGCGTAAAGATGTGTGCATGGTAATCCAGAATCTCACACATCGCATATCCGTGTAAGTAATCACATTGTGGATATTGATGGTAAGTAGGCaagttaattaaattattttcttgCTATAATGTTAATTACCTAAGAGGTTACCCCACCATTAAA comes from Pelobates fuscus isolate aPelFus1 chromosome 5, aPelFus1.pri, whole genome shotgun sequence and encodes:
- the STOML2 gene encoding stomatin-like protein 2, mitochondrial; the encoded protein is MLRIVRRAGSLLRSPHIHATNPWNSELQRCLASGLPMNTLVLFVPQQEAWVVERMGRFHRILEPGLNLLIPVLDRIRYVQSLKEIVINVPEQSAVSLDNVSLQIDGVLYLRIMNPYKASYGVEDPEYAVTQLAQTTMRSELGKLTLDKVFRERENLNAGIVEAINTAADDWGIRCLRYEIKDIHVPAKVRDAMQMQVEAERRKRAMVLESEGTRESAINVAEGQKQSQILASEGEKAEQINRAAGEASAILARAKARGEAIRVLADALTQQNGNSAASLTVAEQYVAAFSKLAQESNTILLPANTGDIPSMVTQAMGIYGTLTKNIPPKNKELGHDNTRETDDLHQS